A stretch of DNA from Ranitomeya variabilis isolate aRanVar5 chromosome 1, aRanVar5.hap1, whole genome shotgun sequence:
aaaacaaaaaaactataTGCCCCTCCTGTTCTAGCAGAGATGGTGATGCTAGTGCTGATTGGGTGCCAAGCTATTTGTCAGCCCtttactaaaaaaaattaaaataaatattttattacacACAGTGTCTTAAAGGGAAATGATAAATGGTTTTATAACTACTGTATTTTAAAATATAATAATCtgtaaattgtgacatgcatttgtattcagtcccCTGTACTGAGATGCCCCTATTTAATATCCTGAGTCACCAATTGTTTCCAGAAGTCCCAGTAAATTGAGTTTACCTGTGTGTAATTTCTCAGTTTAAGTAGAGCTGTTCTCTGAAGGACTCAGAGGCTTGTTTGAGAACATTATGGAtcaattagtttttttttattattatttcaaaaACCATGTCATTTTTACTTGTCACAAGCAAATAAGTTGCTACTTCGTGTTGGTATATcacaaaatcccaataaaatacattttaagtttgtgggtgtaatgtggaagcattcacggggtatgaatactttttagaggtgtgtgtgtgtgtatataggtttaTGTGCACGCACAGATCAGTGTATCGCTCTAGACTGCTGCAATTCACTACAAAGGTTCATGTAGCCCAGGCTTAACACTGCGCACAATCTCCTGATCCTTTTTGTGTGTACTCATCTGCTCGGTATCTAGAAGGGGAATTACTTTCTCAGTACAAGCAAACACCCTAATGGGTAATATTATGTATTCATACCCCCTTGAACTTTTCCATATAGAAAATAATTTTTCCCCTCTTCTACCCTAATCTATATATTTGCCATGTATCCTCATCCCACCTGGTGCCTCCATGGCTGCTGCAGTGGCGACTCTGAACCTCGCCTCATCTGCCTTTCCACTCCCATAGTATAGGCAGCCGTCTTGGATGCAGTAAGACCAGAATGCTGTCTCAATTAAGAAAGAAATTGGAGGCCATTAGGCTAGGTATAGTCGTTTCTTGGTACGAGGGTGGCAGGTCGCTTTTAATATATTGAGTTTTTGAAATTGTAGCTATAGTCCTGAATGCCTAGCAATATAACATTCACGACTTTCTGTGCAACTCATATTGAATACTATTAACTATATTCTCCTCTATTTCCAGATGCTTCAGGCTTGCTCCGTTCAGCATTTACCAGTTCCCTATGCTGCTTTCCCTCCCCTAATTTCCAGTGACCCATTCCTGTTACATCCACCGCACCTTTCTCCACATCACCATGCACATCTGCCCCCTCCTGGCCAATTTGTGCCCTTCCAGACACAACAGTCTCGATCGGTAAGTTCTAAAATCTGTCTCCATAACGTTTTACTGCCTCTGCCAATAGCTTCTTAATTGTAGTGCACCTTGAGAAAAGCATAAAATCCGGGTTATGTTAAGGGGTGCGGAAAACATCTAGCTAGCAACAAAAATCGTGTTCCTACGAACAATAATACTATGATTTTTATAAACAAAATTAGTAAAAATCTAAAATAGTGTCGGTGTGATCCAAACATGTCAAAATATTCTACCTTAATTTTAGATTGAATGCAAAGATGTCTTGGTAAAATAAAGGATAATGTACCATTTCCGGTCGTGCCTGCCAAACATCCATTATGGATTGGACTATGTTCTCTTGGCTTAACAttgtattgtttgtttggtgttccaGCCTCTGCAGAGGATAGAGAATGAAGTAGAGCTGTTGGGTGAACATCTACCTGTAGGAGGGTTTACATATCCTCCGCCTGCTCATGCGCCCACATTACAACCCTCTGCGCCCTTACAGTTCATAACCCACGATCCTTTGCACCAGGAGGTTTCCTTTGGAGTTGTAAGTAAATGTTTCTGATTGCCTTATTTTTTTACAAAGTTGTGTTATAGCCTTAGTTATTGCAGACAGTCTGATCTATAGTGAAGAGGTCAGAAAGAAGGAAACCGTTGATGTCTGAAGAAGTGAATatttggattgtttttttttttaaatacatccgACGTTTGTAACTAGGGGGTCATACATAAGTCGGGGACTTGTCTCCAAGTGACAGCTGCAGTCCACAAGCTCGCATACAGATCCGTGTACCTCTGTAGACTGAAGCAATTGACTCCAAAAGTCCAAGTAGCCTGGGCTTAACAATCCCCCTTCTTTTGTGTGGTACACGTCTGCACGGTATCTATAAGAGGAACCAAACACTCTAATGGGTAATCTGGACACTAACCTCTCAACGTCAGGCTGCCGGCGGCAGCGGTCATACTTGTGATCCTAGATGTGCAGTATAACCTTAATGCCTGTAAGAAGCTGCCGAGTGATCTTGAAGGATTTTATTTCCAGTTATCTTTCACAGCCGTTTCTAAATCCTatattttctttttgtgttttcagCCATATCCTCCATTTATGCCTAGAAGACTAACTGGTCGTAGCAGATATCGATCACAACAGCCAATACCACCACCACCTTACCATCCAAGCCTTTTACCTTATGTTCTGTAAGTATTTCAGGTATCACAAGATGGAAAGGCACATTGCTTGAATAAGCTTTTCAAAATGTAGCTGAAAAGGATTGTCCACCTTTGGTGTCATTTTTCTTCTTTTACCTAAATGTATATGTTTTGGGCTAAAGATCATTTTATGTAACTGGCTTTCATTAAAAATTGGACAGTTTTTCTCCTATTAGCCTCCATTGCACTGTCTATTAGTGTCTGTAAACGGGTTAACTGAGATTTTATTAGTGAGCTAATTTTGACTGTCCAGTGGAAGAGATTCTATTTTTTATGGGTGTTTTTAAGACAATTTTTGATATTTGTTTAGCATTAAAATCATGGCTTTTGCACGGAAttttttagtttagttttttttttaggttttcagCTAATTCATCATTTGCACTTTTTCCTAATGTCACCTTTTTTTTGCCAAATGGGACTCCAGTAATAACTTGCAAAACAATCCATTCAATAAGCTTTAAAAAttcacattttattaaaaaaaagcacaaaCAAAGCATATTTTAATTTGTGCCGGTTCTTCAAACATTGCATTTAATTCATCAAAATGGTACACAAagtccatcagcaaaaaaataaaagaaacacaaTATCAAAATGCAATTGATAAATTGAGGCCTTAAAGGGGTTGACGACTACTagcacaaccccttctcattccccatattcggccctgataaaataaaacacttatactcccctcctgtgccgATGCCGTTCCAGCTGTGTCTGCACTCGTGTTCCCAGGGCTCATGTGCGGTATTTTGACACGAGTCCTGCCCCCAGTCGGCACGAACTAATGAGAAGGGCTTggggttgtcctagcagtggacaacttctttacaaAGTGGCACATGGGAGTATAAAAAAACAAGCATTCACCTACCACGCTGACACTGCAGCACTGTTTGCATGGCCTGCTGGTTTCATTCCTGATTGTTCCGACAGGGAATGTCGAGTGATCACTGCAGGCAATCAATTGGCACTGATTGGCTACAGCGTTCACATTCCATATGAACCCGAATAGATGTTTTCTCCTCTCCTAAATCCCTCAATTCCTAAGCCTTGCCCCAAAGACTGAGGAGCAGAAGAGCACCATCTTTCAGCTATGATGTGTATAGTTGATTTTTGTGAAGTAATTTCCCTAAAATCCGAAGGAAACTGATGGTGGGGAACTACACTGTAATTCTCTGAAGCTTTCTATAATCCTAGTATTAGATACACACTTTGGATATAACGTCAATGATCATCCTTCTTTTCTTTATTCTCTTTTAGATCAATGCTTCCAGTGCCTCCTACTGTGGGACCAGCCTTTAGCTTCGAGTTGGATGTCGAAGATGGAGAGGTGGAAAACTATGAGGTTGGTGTATGTATTCAGACATATTTTATTTTTGCTATATAAAAAAATTAGAACAAAGCAAAACCTCTGCTTTCATTGATAAATAATTGATAACTATCCTTGTCTGTATCATATCTCAAACCTTTGGCTTACAAACTGTTAACTTGTATTTCATAATTTATCCACTTTCACCCCTTTAATATTTTGTGTTACTCGCCTATATATCGCCATTAATTCCACGGCGCTTTAGACATTATCTCCATTGTCCCCATTGGGACGCACAACCCTAAAGTCCTATgtttgtgggaggaaactggagaccccggaggaaacccacagtaACACGgggacaaactctttgcagatgttgtccttggtgtgatttgaacccaggaccccagcagtgctatccactgagccaccatgctgcccaataaCTCACCATTAATGATTTATTCACATAACTCCTTTCCATTACAGGCATTGCTAAATCTTGCTGAAAGACTGGGAGAAGCTAAACCACGAGGATTAACAAAAGCCGATATAGAACAGCTTCCGTCGTATAGATTTAACCCAAACAACCACCAATCGGAGCAGACCTTGTAAGTTTTAATTGCAAACTATAGCAATAGCTTATCTGTGTACCGCCCATGAGCTATTATGTTCCATTAATTCAGACTTGTCTAAAGCTGACCACAGCCAAGCGATGTCTGCCTGGCCAAATTGCAATAAATGTCTTTGAGATGGAAACAACCACTTCTTCTTATGGAAGCCATTGCGATGGGTACAGCTTCTATAGCAGATCGCTGATTTTGCTTGGGAATCCGGTGCATGGCACTGTATGTAATACATAAATATCCGCTAGAACAAAAGCAGCGGTCTTGTTTTATCTCTCTGGACGTAAGACCAGAGCAGGGGTCTTCCCTCTGACATCCATATTCACAAATGCAATACAACATAATGCAGCATTTGGTCATCCATATTTATTATGCTCGCTTAAATCACCATCATAGTCCACAGAccgtatcggcactgtccccattggggctcacaatataaattctctatcagtatgtgtttggagtgtgggaggaaactgtagACCCCAGAGGAGGGAGAATATatttttggtgggatttgaacccagaacaccagtgctgcagtgctagccactgagccaccgtgctgtgtataataaaaaattaaatgcaCATATACATAAAACAACCCCTTTGATGCTTGCTATACCATTGATACACATTGACAAAAGAATCCCTCCATGGTAACATTCATGTAAGAACAGAAAACATGTGTGTGTCTGGCTGAGTATGGAGTCATAGAACATTTCTTTTTCTTATTCTAGGTGTGTAGTATGCATGTGTGATTTTGAGTCGAGGCAACTTCTAAGAGTCTTACCGTGCAACCATGAATTCCATGCCAAGTGTGTCGACAAGTGGCTTAAGGTGAGATTTTGTCCTAAAATACTCCTTACATTCTGGCTAAGTTATTGTTCctttaccccttcatgaccttgggattttccgtttttgcgtgttcgtttttcgctccccctccttcccagagccataacttttttttttttttttttctgtcaatatggccatgtgagggcttattttttgcggaaagagttgtacttttgaacgacaccattggttttaccatgccgtgtactagaaaatgggacaaaaattccaagtgcggtgagattgcaaaaatagtgcaatccaaTGCGTGTTTtctgttttggcttttttgctaggttcactaaatgctaaaactgacctgccattatgattctccaggtcattacgagttcaaagacaccaaacatgactaaattattttttaactaagtggtggaaaaaacaaaattccaaactttgctaaaaaaaaaaaaaaaaaattgcgccattttccaatacccgtagcgcctccatttttcatgatctggggtcaggtgagggcttattttttgcatgccgagctgacatttttagtgataccactttggtgcggatacgttcttttgatcgcccgttattgcattttaatgcaatgtcgcagcgaccaaataaACGTATTTTTTGGCTTTtcgaatttttttttctcgctacgctgtttatcgatcaggttaattcttttttttattgatagatcgggcgattctgaacgcggggatgccaaatatgtgtatatttgattttattttattttgaatggggcgaaaggggatgatttaaacttttatatatattttttatttatttcatatttttgtaaaactttttttttacttttgccatgcttcagaagCTGGCATAGTAAATATATCAACATTGACATTCTATATGTGCAGGGAAAGAAGACCTAAGTACAGGGCCCAACATTAGAGCCAAGAATATAATGTATGGTCCCCCTCACATATATGGACCATATTGGGATAAACTACAATAAACACTAAGCAAACAAAAAAGCACCACAGCAGTTTAAATATCCAAAGTAGCAAAAAGctatattttatttataaaaaatagagAAACAGGTACATTTGAAAACATGGGAACACATATAACAACACAGCACTATAGTGCCCAAAGAGCTGTGGACGGTATCCATATAGTATATTAAAAAAAAGGTAATGGTAGAAGCAAGGATTTAACATGGCGTAATCCCTTATGAAGCCATGCTTGGCTCCCCAGGTACTAGTAATAGGAAATACATAAGGCAATATAGTGAATACGCTAGGATAGCAACATACCAGGGTATAATGTCCGTCACCACGCCGTCCACTgcgatccccgacgcgcgtttcagttaagaaaccttcctcagggggcatgccaTATTGGTGTTATATTTTCTTTCTGGTTTGTTCTTTTTACAgtatttttttcccttctttttctCTAGGCAAATCGTACCTGCCCTATATGTCGAGCTGATGCTTCAGAAGTGCACCGTGATTCAGAATGACCAGTCTGAGAGCACAAGTCCAGCTCGGGTGTGCCTAGTCATGTGTACGTGTGTTCTTTAGTACACATGCACAACAACCATCCATTGAACTTAACCCGTCTGGCTTCCAGCCTCTTCTTTACACAAAAGGGTCAATGGACCTCTTTTTGCACTGTGTGATTTAATCAATTATAAAGCTTCTAATTAGTCTTCACAATTAAGGGATTGTTATACTAACTGTGTGATTGGGACtccaaagattattattttttatagctTATTTTGTGTGTGCACTAACATTCCCTGGTTTTTGTGTGATCATTCCGAGTGTTTTTGCTGCAAGATTACGTGGATGTGATCTTTTAGCATGTGCTTTTATATTtaaacgggaaaaaaaagcaaaaaaaaaaaaaaaccaagatacAGTGGTAGTTCCAAACAATTTAGCAATCTACCTTTATTATAGAGCCTTCAGATACTGTGAGAGCGGACGGATGGAATGTAAGACTGTGTGGTAGTGGCTATGTTGCTTTTGTATGTTTGCTTGTGTCAAGCACAAGAGCGTATGTATGGTtgagaacatatataccagcatgTACTGAGAACGTATGTGTGTAGTATTACTTATGCTGCAATGTATAATCTTGTGTTATTTAAACAGTACTAGTACTGTACACTGGTTTATTTTCATGTGTTTGCAGTTGCACACTGAATGCTAAGGGTGTAGCAATCTATAGGCATTTCATACCCTTTTCCttcctttttttccccccacatGCCTTTCGTCCATACAACCTTACCACTTATACCGCTTACCGCGTTTTGCATATTTGTGCCACTGCAGGGATAAAAAGCAATGTATTTTTTAAATAGAATGCGGGATTGTATACACGAATTCAGCAGCTACACATTAAGCCGTTTATTTTTCACATTGTATAAAGTCGCATTTCTGTTCTAGTGATTGCATCTCTTGTGTACATAAAGCAACAAAAACGTAAAATTCAGCCACCCTGATAGATTAACTTGACCGGTTCTGCCTCAATGTAAGGTTCCAGTGGTCTCTTCAtatactgtaagggtaccgtcacacagtgccattttcatcgctacgacggcacgattcgtgacattctagcgatatcgttacgatatcgttgtgtctgacacgctactgcgatccggatccccgctgagaatcgtacgtcgtagcagatcgtttgaaactttctttcgtcgtctagtgtcccgctgtggcggcatgattgcatcgtgtgacacaggttgtatacgatgtgcgcacagtaaccaacggcttctacatcgcaaatacgtcatgaaattatcgctccagcgccgtgtattgcaccgtgtgaccgcagtctacgacgctggagcgataatcatacgacgctgcaacgtcacgaatcgtgccgtcgtagcgatgaaaatggcactgtgtgacggtaccctaagtcacttCTATAGCAGGTCAGTGCTGTAAGGAATAACGGGAATAACACTCTACAAAAAATATATGCAGAGGGGTTTTGCTTGGTTTTCTTTCTGAACAGGCTTCCAGGGAGCATATAAGTTAAGCTAAATGTGAGCCATTAATATCTGATTGGGGGTGGTGAGACACCCAGCACCACTGCCGCTCAGCTGTTGCCGGTGGCTGGAGGTCCTCAGATGGTTTCGGAACACAGCAGCACTGTCATTTTTATTGTGGTCACAGCAAATCCACCCCTTATTCAAATGATAGggtggtggatctgcagcagccagtcGTGGCCACTATAGAAATAATAGAGCTGCTGTGTTCCAGCACCATTGGAAAATTTCCAAACACTTTCAGTAACGGCTGATCAGTATGGGTGTCGCAACACCACCAGTCATATGTTGATGGTCCATCATACAATAGGCCATGCATAAAACATTAGTATCCAAACCCTTTAAGGCCAGTTTCAGATAAGTGTTATGCGGGTGCATTTTAGCATCCATATTAGTCATGAGTCTGACCTAAATTTACATTTGTTACTGTCACTTTAAGATATTAGACCAGTGGTCTGGCCTACGTCTTACTTTAGTTGGTAAGATAATTCTAGAGTCCAATCAAAGTAACTATTTCTTTCTAAAGTAGCATGGCTTTCAGGAGAACTATGTCTCGAGTGGTCTTTTAAGAATCTGTTTTTTCTTTGTGTAATATGCTACGTACGTTCATACAGTATGTTCTAGCGAGGCCACCACCTCACACCCTAGTTGGTCCATTGTTCTGTTTCCCATGTTCCTTATTTACCAGGCAATAGCGCCTCTAGGTAAGGTATGCAAATCTGTATCTCAGCTGGTTGGAAGCCAAAATCTGCTCCAGTCATGGTCCTCACCTGCTGATGTACAGGGTGTGCCTAAAATCTGGACACAGGAATGCTCATTAATTGTAATTTAAAATAATTTAATTAACTGTAATAGAATTTTGCAAAGCGCCTCAACCTTTGCTGGAAATCATATTGAAGATGATGTTTAATATTCCAGTTGAATACAATATTAATACATTTAATTTCTTGAAGATATGTATTTTTGCCTGTGTCCAGACTTTGGGGACTCCTTGTATATTGAAAGGTGCTGTAAGAAATGGCTGCCTTCAGAGAATGATGGTTCACAGTAAGTTTCCTCCAGTCTCCTTGCCAGATACTAATGACACTGCATTGTTAAATCAGTCTTCTCGTACATAGTCAGCAAAGCTGATCGATGTCCTGGATTATAAAATTATGTAGAAAGGACACTTGTATGAGgcaggctttttttttttcccccatttttaattttttacattaaCATTATCAATAAAATAGTGGTACTCTTACCAGTCAATCCACCATCAGTGAAATTTTTGTGATTACTGCATGTTAGTAATTAGCGGTAATTAGTTGTTTCCTGTTGGGTTCTGTAGAAATCATGGCATGCGCCACTGGACAACTTACTGATTCTCCACATTTGTGGAAGTGGCTGTGGTGCTTGTCTAATACCTATATTTACTTGCACAAGATAAGTGGGCAAAACAAAAGATTTGGTAACCCACCCGGAAATGTTTGTAGCATACATTTTGTGATGTAACTTTTTTTGCTACTTAAATGGTTACTACTTTTGGTTGCAATAGCACAAGCAGCACAAATACCGATATTGCCGTATTTTGCTGCCAGTTCCAGCTTTAagttgtatatatgtgtgtgtgtgtgtgtcccctaaCTAGTGATGCATGTCTGACCCTCCCACATGTCACAGTTCTGGTTCTCCAGACAGTGTTATTCCATGCTGCTTGTCTTTTATCCCAGCTTGTGGTTCAGTGGACTAAAACAAAAGCACAATTTGCCTGTGGTTTTTTACACAATGTTGCCTCCATTACCCAAAAGTAAAAAATCAAcaccatttaagaaaaaaaaaaagcaaaaaaaaaaatcctgtaaaaTCCACAATATAATCAAACCAAATGGAGAAAAGTTGCTTTTACTATCCTTCTAAATCAACCTTTGCTTAAACTAACCAGCCATTGGATGTCATGTCACATTTTTATTAACCTTATGAAACCATATAATTGCAGATGTTGTCTACCACACTCCTCTTATAGTGCGACGAATACTTTTTATATATTGCAAACGTTTTTTTACCTGTATAGACTTAATAACACTACTACACTCAATATTCACTTTATTAAAGCATGCAAGCATCGCACTTTTTCTAGCATAGACTGAGATAAatgcaaaaatgaagaaaaaaataataaaataaaggaaaaaaacaaagtCTAGGGTACACATGTAATATTATGTTCACTTTCTGGCACAATGCAATTtactgatttttattttattttttcctttatttctttTCCGCAAATTGTTCAAAGAGCAGGGTCACTAGTTTTTGGGGGTTTTTGCACTCTGGAGGCTGGTACTCCTGGAAAGTTTTTGGAATTaacttttatatcattttttttttctttttttgcatgggTCTCTTGTTAGACATATGCTTACTTGCTTCTTTCTGTGGTTAATGTATTGAATAGACCTCATCTATAAAAAGCACACATGCATGTGTTCTGAACCAGCTCGGACTGATTACAAagttccctttttttcttttaattttctcTAAAGACCAACCTATCCAGGAGCCAGAGGATGTTTCTCAGTTGTTACTGCCATATGTTCTAGATCTGATGCCTCTAGCCCTAGCCTGCAGTAGTGCCTGACCCACACATGAATTAATACATATTGTCATCTACCACTccgttaccttttttttttttttttttttttaaatcaactgTTGGCTTCAGCAACTGGTATTTTGTTTTGCATTTACCTTTCATTTTGCATGAAGTCTTTGCTTTTTCATGTTTAATGTTTCTTGTCTAAGAGTGGTTATCAAGGCCTGTAGATGTTCAGGGTtttgagagatatatatatatatatatatatatatatatatatatatatatatatatatatatatatatatatatatatatatatatatatatatatatatatatatatatatatatatatatatatatatatatatacacatatatatattttctttgccACTGTTACAGTATTTTTATCCTGCCCTTCCCCATAAATGTTTTGAACTGAATAATCGTTAGGCCTTACAGGAAAGGAGCCTTTTGCCTGTTCTCCCCTCTTGGTACATTTACAGTTACCTCATTTTGCTATTTATGTGTTTTTCAGATTTGCCAATGAAAGCTTATTAATTTTATTGGATTCATATTTTTCTTTAAATCGTTCTCTATCGTATCATTTAACATGACATGTAGTTTTAAATGTATTATAAATATCTGTAACCAAATCGTTTGAAGGCTTGATAAATTTTTAACAAAATTTGTACATTTTTTATGAGAGTTACTAGTAATGCTTTACTAAGTAGTGCAATGATTTTTctttttgattatttttattttattttttttttaccccttgtGTCCAATTTTGGAGTTGAGAGAGGGTTGTTCAGTAATAAATGTATGATGTACACTTATGACTGTTGTTTGCTTTTATGTTTAATATATTTAAAACTGACCAGTTATTGGTTGTTCTGTTGCTTTTTGTGTCCTGCAAAATATTGTCCACTACAATACAGATTTTCATATTCTTTCTGAAATAAATCTATGCGAAGAAGCAGTAT
This window harbors:
- the RNF38 gene encoding E3 ubiquitin-protein ligase RNF38 isoform X3; amino-acid sequence: MYSNEDSPSPKRQRLSNSVFDYPAPSPAPSPPMRPWEMSSNRRPPSARPNQHHFSGERCNTPARNRRSPPVRRQRGRRERISRHNSINQDENYHHLSYGQQPAVEEPRAFHPPNVSPRMLHPAAHPQQQNAVMVDIHEQIHQGTVPVSYTVTTVAPHGIPLCTGQHIPACSAQQVPGCSVVFSGQHLPVCSVPPPMLQACSVQHLPVPYAAFPPLISSDPFLLHPPHLSPHHHAHLPPPGQFVPFQTQQSRSPLQRIENEVELLGEHLPVGGFTYPPPAHAPTLQPSAPLQFITHDPLHQEVSFGVPYPPFMPRRLTGRSRYRSQQPIPPPPYHPSLLPYVLSMLPVPPTVGPAFSFELDVEDGEVENYEALLNLAERLGEAKPRGLTKADIEQLPSYRFNPNNHQSEQTLCVVCMCDFESRQLLRVLPCNHEFHAKCVDKWLKANRTCPICRADASEVHRDSE
- the RNF38 gene encoding E3 ubiquitin-protein ligase RNF38 isoform X4; the encoded protein is MRPWEMSSNRRPPSARPNQHHFSGERCNTPARNRRSPPVRRQRGRRERISRHNSINQDENYHHLSYGQQPAVEEPRAFHPPNVSPRMLHPAAHPQQQNAVMVDIHEQIHQGTVPVSYTVTTVAPHGIPLCTGQHIPACSAQQVPGCSVVFSGQHLPVCSVPPPMLQACSVQHLPVPYAAFPPLISSDPFLLHPPHLSPHHHAHLPPPGQFVPFQTQQSRSPLQRIENEVELLGEHLPVGGFTYPPPAHAPTLQPSAPLQFITHDPLHQEVSFGVPYPPFMPRRLTGRSRYRSQQPIPPPPYHPSLLPYVLSMLPVPPTVGPAFSFELDVEDGEVENYEALLNLAERLGEAKPRGLTKADIEQLPSYRFNPNNHQSEQTLCVVCMCDFESRQLLRVLPCNHEFHAKCVDKWLKANRTCPICRADASEVHRDSE